From a single Nicotiana tomentosiformis chromosome 2, ASM39032v3, whole genome shotgun sequence genomic region:
- the LOC108944546 gene encoding uncharacterized protein, with amino-acid sequence MERKVVVLWRQGYTDQQFASKHVSAPTFSVGSFQKHIGRNKEHLHKLFARFFWSNKEEGRSRHWSSWKKLCLPNEEGVLGFRSLFDVSALFSKLWWIFRKTKSLWSNFTWNKYCKKEIPTVVQFRQGSHIWRQMLNVRQDMDHEIWWEMKCGTTNIWHENWTGLGALYHVVPPNFHSNEDLQEVAYLRQRDDWNVQLLEQSFPEDIAEHIIQQVQFEDTGGYWDKPW; translated from the coding sequence ATGGAAAGGAAAGTTGTTGTCTTATGGAGGCAAGGCTACACTGATCAACAGTTTGCTTCAAAACATGTTAGTGCACCTACTTTCAGTGTTGGATCCTTCCAAAAACATATTGGAAGAAATAAGGAACATTTGCATAAGTTATTTGCAAGGTTTTTCTGGAGCAATAAGGAAGAAGGGAGGAGTAGACATTGGTCCTCATGGAAGAAACTTTGTCTCCCAAATGAGGAAGGAGTATTAGGCTTCAGATCCTTATTTGATGTATCTGCACTGTTTTCTAAGCTATGGTGGATATTTAGGAAAACAAAGTCATTGTGGTCAAATTTTACGTGGAACAAATATTGCAAGAAGGAGATACCAACAGTGGTACAGTTTAGGCAAGGTTCTCATATTTGGAGGCAAATGTTAAATGTTAGGCAAGATATGGATCATGAGATTTGGTGGGAGATGAAGTGTGGTACTACAAACATTTGGCATGAAAACTGGACTGGATTAGGAGCCTTATATCATGTAGTGCCACCTAATTTTCACAGCAATGAGGACTTACAAGAAGTGGCATACTTGAGGCAAAGAGATGACTGGAATGTGCAGTTGCTTGAACAATCTTTTCCTGAGGATATTGCAGAACATATTATACAGCAGGTGCAATTTGAAGACACTGGAGGATACTGGGATAAGCCTTGGTAG